The proteins below are encoded in one region of Bacillus alveayuensis:
- a CDS encoding tRNA (adenine22-N1)-methyltransferase (product_source=KO:K06967; cog=COG2384; ko=KO:K06967; pfam=PF04816; superfamily=53335) codes for MKDIQLSNRLLTVANYIPPHSVLADIGSDHAYLPCYAILNYLAKKAIAGEINDGPYQAAFNQVARLGLLSKISVRKGDGLSVLKKNEATCITIAGMGGTLIKKILEEGKEKLSKVERLILQPNIYAIEIRKWLYENGWELIDEKILEEDCHIYEVLVAEKGVPSRSYKGVSLESAFLMGPFLIKERNETFLKKWEHELYHWEQVLKQLNEAKETDVLIKKKSEIHHMISCIREVMK; via the coding sequence ATGAAAGATATTCAACTATCAAATAGGCTTTTAACGGTGGCAAATTATATTCCCCCTCATTCCGTTTTAGCGGATATTGGTTCAGATCATGCTTATTTGCCTTGTTACGCGATCCTCAATTATTTGGCTAAGAAAGCCATCGCTGGAGAAATAAATGATGGACCTTATCAAGCAGCATTCAATCAAGTGGCACGATTAGGGCTGTTGTCCAAAATTTCCGTTCGCAAAGGAGATGGCCTATCTGTTTTAAAAAAGAATGAAGCTACTTGCATCACGATTGCAGGAATGGGCGGTACATTAATAAAAAAAATTTTAGAAGAAGGAAAGGAAAAGCTTTCAAAAGTTGAGAGGCTCATTTTGCAGCCTAATATTTACGCTATTGAAATTAGGAAATGGTTATATGAAAACGGCTGGGAGCTTATTGATGAAAAGATACTGGAAGAAGATTGCCACATATACGAGGTGTTAGTAGCAGAAAAAGGAGTACCTTCTCGTTCATATAAGGGAGTTAGCTTGGAATCTGCGTTTTTAATGGGTCCATTTTTAATAAAGGAACGAAATGAAACCTTTTTGAAAAAATGGGAGCATGAGCTCTACCATTGGGAACAAGTATTAAAACAGCTTAACGAAGCAAAGGAAACAGATGTGTTAATAAAGAAAAAATCAGAAATTCATCATATGATTTCATGTATTAGGGAGGTTATGAAATAA
- a CDS encoding dinuclear metal center YbgI/SA1388 family protein (product_source=TIGR00486; cath_funfam=3.40.1390.30; cog=COG0327; pfam=PF01784; superfamily=102705; tigrfam=TIGR00486) — protein MGNEVNGNYVIQLFEQFSPKKYAVEGDKIGLQIGTLNKPVKKVMIALDVLEEVVDEAIAKEVDLIIAHHPPIFRPLKSVLTDQPSGRIVEKCLKHDISVYAAHTNLDVAIGGVNDLLAAKLQLNHTDVLVPTYTEKLKKLVVFIPEDYAEQVREALGRAGAGFIGNYSHCTFNVKGQGTFLPLAGTNPFIGEKGKLEEVEEVRVETIFPSSIQRKVINAMMKAHPYEEVAYDIYPLENEGKRLGLGRIGELPFEMSLKDFAEHVKNSLEVDRVRVVGNLSDRVKKVAVLGGDGNKYIHEAKMRGADVYVTGDIYYHVAHDAMMLGLNIVDPGHHVEKVMKEGLAKKMKELCEENGINISIFPSELSTDPFQFV, from the coding sequence ATGGGAAATGAAGTGAATGGAAATTATGTCATTCAGCTTTTTGAACAGTTTTCGCCGAAGAAATATGCTGTTGAAGGGGATAAAATAGGACTTCAAATCGGTACGTTAAATAAGCCAGTAAAAAAGGTAATGATCGCCCTTGATGTTTTAGAAGAAGTAGTAGATGAAGCAATTGCGAAAGAAGTTGATTTAATAATCGCACATCATCCTCCCATTTTTCGGCCGTTAAAAAGTGTTCTAACCGATCAGCCTTCAGGACGCATTGTTGAAAAATGCTTAAAGCATGATATATCAGTATATGCAGCACATACAAATTTAGATGTCGCAATTGGTGGTGTCAATGATCTATTAGCTGCAAAGCTGCAATTAAATCATACGGACGTTCTTGTTCCAACCTATACAGAAAAATTAAAAAAATTAGTTGTTTTTATTCCGGAAGATTATGCCGAACAAGTACGCGAAGCATTAGGAAGAGCAGGAGCTGGGTTTATAGGTAATTACAGTCATTGCACCTTTAATGTTAAAGGGCAAGGAACCTTCTTACCACTCGCAGGAACGAACCCTTTTATCGGTGAAAAAGGGAAGCTCGAAGAAGTAGAGGAAGTGCGTGTTGAAACGATTTTCCCTTCTTCCATACAAAGAAAAGTGATTAATGCGATGATGAAGGCACATCCATATGAAGAAGTTGCATATGATATTTACCCGCTTGAAAATGAGGGGAAAAGATTAGGATTAGGAAGAATAGGAGAGCTTCCTTTTGAGATGTCATTAAAGGATTTTGCTGAACATGTGAAAAACTCATTAGAGGTCGATCGCGTCCGCGTTGTCGGAAATCTTTCTGATCGTGTAAAAAAAGTGGCTGTGTTAGGTGGAGATGGAAATAAATATATTCACGAAGCGAAGATGAGAGGGGCAGATGTTTACGTAACGGGAGATATTTATTATCACGTTGCTCATGATGCGATGATGCTAGGTTTAAATATTGTGGATCCAGGCCATCATGTTGAGAAAGTCATGAAGGAAGGCCTGGCGAAAAAAATGAAAGAGCTTTGTGAAGAAAATGGGATCAACATTTCTATTTTCCCTTCCGAGCTTTCAACCGATCCCTTTCAATTTGTATAA
- a CDS encoding 4-hydroxy-3-methylbut-2-enyl diphosphate reductase (product_source=KO:K03527; cath_funfam=3.10.450.120; cog=COG0761; ko=KO:K03527; pfam=PF02401; superfamily=51412; tigrfam=TIGR00216): MEVIKISPRGYCYGVVDAMVIAKNAAMDKSLPRPIYILGMIVHNKHVTDAFETEGIITLDGQNRLEILEKIDKGTVIFTAHGVSPQVRQRAKEKGLVMIDATCPDVTKTHELIQQKKEEGYEVIYIGKKGHPEPEGAVGAAPNIVHLVETEEDVEALNIQSDKIIVTNQTTMSQWDVADIMEKVKEKYPHVEFHKEICLATQVRQEAVAEQAKEADLTLVVGDPRSNNSNRLAQVSEEIAGTKAYRIANVSEIKLEWLQNVKKVAVTAGASTPTPIVKEVIQFLEKYDPNDESTWDRTSRVPLEKILPKVKVKK; encoded by the coding sequence ATGGAAGTTATTAAAATTTCACCTCGCGGCTATTGTTACGGAGTCGTCGATGCCATGGTTATTGCCAAAAATGCAGCAATGGATAAATCTCTGCCTAGACCGATCTATATTTTAGGTATGATCGTTCACAATAAACATGTGACAGATGCCTTTGAAACGGAGGGCATTATTACACTAGATGGTCAAAACCGCCTTGAAATTTTAGAAAAAATTGACAAAGGCACCGTCATTTTTACCGCTCATGGGGTATCTCCTCAAGTTCGTCAACGAGCAAAAGAAAAAGGACTTGTTATGATTGATGCTACATGTCCAGATGTTACAAAAACACATGAACTCATTCAACAAAAAAAAGAAGAAGGCTATGAGGTCATTTATATTGGAAAAAAAGGACATCCTGAGCCTGAAGGTGCCGTAGGGGCAGCTCCAAACATCGTACATCTTGTTGAAACGGAAGAAGATGTTGAAGCACTTAACATTCAAAGCGATAAAATTATCGTGACGAATCAAACAACAATGAGCCAATGGGATGTCGCTGACATTATGGAAAAAGTAAAAGAGAAATATCCACATGTTGAATTTCATAAAGAAATATGCCTTGCTACTCAAGTTCGTCAAGAAGCTGTTGCCGAGCAAGCGAAAGAGGCAGATTTAACATTAGTCGTTGGTGACCCAAGAAGCAACAATTCAAATCGATTAGCACAAGTATCAGAAGAAATCGCTGGAACAAAGGCTTATCGCATCGCCAATGTTAGTGAAATTAAGCTTGAATGGCTTCAAAATGTAAAGAAAGTGGCGGTAACAGCAGGTGCATCAACCCCAACACCAATTGTCAAAGAAGTTATCCAATTTTTAGAAAAATACGATCCAAATGACGAATCTACTTGGGACCGTACTTCACGCGTTCCACTTGAAAAAATTTTACCAAAAGTAAAAGTAAAAAAATAA
- a CDS encoding hypothetical protein (product_source=Hypo-rule applied; pfam=PF14181; superfamily=47220), giving the protein MFPHRPGPSLFQRSMMPRPPMNNPFQLLNRPQHMIGGGMGRGGGLRGLLSRFFPSSQMPLGTIQQANTAASGIQGLTNPRSLSSMLGNVQKMLGVAQQVTPMVQQYGPLIKNVPAMFKIYQQLKNNNDEESNDLENHHEDEANNKEKDDKENVENMKDHHEKTTPKSTKKGTKSSSKPKRDTSKKATGKSVPKLYV; this is encoded by the coding sequence ATGTTTCCTCACCGTCCGGGTCCTTCACTTTTTCAACGATCTATGATGCCTAGACCTCCAATGAATAATCCTTTTCAACTACTAAATCGACCACAGCACATGATAGGCGGTGGAATGGGTCGTGGTGGTGGTTTGAGGGGGTTGTTATCAAGATTTTTTCCTTCAAGTCAAATGCCGTTAGGGACAATACAACAAGCGAATACTGCTGCTAGTGGAATTCAAGGACTTACTAATCCAAGAAGCTTATCAAGCATGTTAGGGAATGTCCAAAAAATGTTAGGAGTAGCTCAACAAGTTACACCAATGGTTCAACAATATGGGCCCTTAATTAAAAATGTTCCAGCTATGTTCAAAATATATCAACAATTAAAAAATAATAATGATGAAGAAAGCAATGATTTAGAAAATCATCATGAGGATGAAGCAAATAACAAAGAAAAGGATGATAAAGAAAACGTTGAAAACATGAAAGATCATCATGAGAAAACGACACCAAAATCAACTAAAAAAGGGACGAAAAGTTCATCGAAACCAAAACGAGATACGTCAAAAAAAGCTACTGGCAAGTCGGTTCCAAAGCTGTATGTTTAA
- a CDS encoding ATP-dependent RNA helicase CshB (product_source=KO:K18692; cath_funfam=3.40.50.300; cog=COG0513; ko=KO:K18692; pfam=PF00270,PF00271; smart=SM00487; superfamily=52540), whose protein sequence is MRTKFTKFSFQPFIIDAIESLGFKEPTEIQEQMIPVILSGKSAIGHSQTGTGKTHSYILPLIEKVKPEEKHVQVVITAPTRELARQIYHEVLKIIKFCPSHQQITCRLFIGGTNKRRTVERLTSQPHIVVGTPGRILDLVKEQALDIHTATSLVVDEADLMLDMGFIYEVDQIASRLPNDLQMLVFSATIPEKLKPFLKKYMENPVYIQVDPKKVTAEKVEQVLIPLRHRDKVQLVYDILKSINPYLAIVFVNTKARADEVADSLIQKGLQVGRIHGGLTPRDRKKVMRQIQDLQYQYIVATDLAARGIDIEGVSHVINAELPSDLDFYIHRVGRTARAGLSGIAYTIYEDKDEQALIKLEKKGIHFRNLDIENGEWKEIDDRHRRQKRKAQGNEMDLIAKHLVRKPKKVKPGYKKKLKEQIEQMKKRKVRARKKGR, encoded by the coding sequence ATGAGAACGAAATTTACAAAGTTTTCGTTTCAACCTTTTATCATAGATGCAATCGAGTCACTAGGCTTTAAGGAACCAACAGAAATACAAGAACAAATGATTCCTGTCATTTTAAGTGGAAAAAGTGCTATTGGACATTCGCAAACAGGGACCGGGAAAACACATTCCTATATTTTACCATTAATAGAAAAAGTGAAGCCGGAAGAAAAACATGTTCAAGTCGTCATCACAGCACCAACAAGAGAGTTAGCGAGGCAAATATATCATGAAGTGTTAAAGATAATAAAATTTTGTCCTAGTCATCAGCAAATAACGTGTCGATTATTTATTGGGGGTACAAATAAACGACGAACGGTCGAAAGGTTAACGTCTCAGCCACATATTGTTGTAGGAACGCCCGGACGTATTTTAGATTTAGTAAAAGAGCAAGCGCTTGACATTCATACAGCGACAAGCCTTGTTGTTGATGAAGCTGATTTAATGCTTGATATGGGGTTTATTTATGAGGTTGATCAAATCGCCAGTCGACTGCCAAATGATTTGCAAATGCTTGTTTTTTCAGCAACGATTCCAGAAAAGTTAAAACCATTTTTAAAAAAATATATGGAAAATCCAGTATATATCCAAGTCGATCCGAAAAAGGTTACAGCTGAAAAAGTTGAACAAGTGCTAATACCGTTGCGTCACCGTGATAAGGTTCAGTTAGTTTATGATATACTTAAATCGATTAACCCATATTTAGCCATCGTTTTTGTCAATACGAAAGCAAGGGCTGATGAAGTAGCGGATTCGCTCATACAAAAAGGTCTACAAGTAGGAAGAATTCATGGAGGTTTAACACCTAGGGATCGCAAAAAGGTGATGCGCCAAATTCAAGATCTTCAATATCAGTATATTGTTGCAACAGATTTAGCGGCACGTGGGATTGATATTGAAGGGGTTTCGCATGTGATCAATGCAGAATTACCATCTGATTTAGACTTTTATATCCATCGTGTAGGTAGAACTGCAAGAGCAGGTCTTTCAGGTATTGCCTATACGATTTATGAAGATAAGGATGAACAGGCGTTAATAAAGCTTGAAAAGAAGGGAATACATTTTCGAAACTTAGATATTGAAAATGGAGAATGGAAAGAAATAGACGATCGACATCGTCGACAAAAGCGAAAAGCACAAGGAAATGAAATGGATCTTATAGCTAAGCACCTAGTGCGAAAACCAAAAAAAGTAAAGCCAGGCTACAAGAAGAAATTGAAAGAACAAATCGAACAAATGAAAAAGAGAAAAGTTCGTGCTAGAAAAAAAGGGAGATAG
- a CDS encoding deoxyribonuclease-4 (product_source=KO:K01151; cath_funfam=3.20.20.150; cog=COG0648; ko=KO:K01151; pfam=PF01261; smart=SM00518; superfamily=51658; tigrfam=TIGR00587), whose product MLKIGSHVSMSGKKMLLAASEEAVSYGANTFMIYTGAPQNTRRKKIEELNIEAGRAHMEKHGITEIVVHAPYIINIGNTKNPSTFQLGVDFLKMEIERTEALGAKQIVLHPGAHVGAGSGAGIKKIIEGLNEVLDRNQTVQIALETMAGKGSECGRSFDELAKILDGVTHNEHLSVCFDTCHTHDAGYDIVNDFDGVLEEFDKIIGLDRLKVIHINDSKNERGARKDRHENIGFGHIGFKAINYIVHHPQLKDLPKILETPYVGEEKNKKKPPYKFEIDMLRNQTFDPDILEKILQQ is encoded by the coding sequence ATGCTTAAAATAGGTTCACATGTGTCGATGAGCGGAAAAAAGATGTTGTTAGCAGCAAGTGAAGAAGCGGTTTCTTACGGAGCCAATACCTTTATGATTTATACTGGAGCTCCACAAAACACAAGAAGAAAAAAGATCGAGGAATTAAACATTGAAGCAGGACGAGCCCATATGGAAAAGCATGGGATAACAGAAATTGTCGTGCATGCACCATATATCATTAATATCGGAAATACGAAAAACCCATCTACATTTCAATTAGGGGTAGACTTTTTAAAAATGGAAATAGAACGGACAGAGGCATTAGGGGCGAAACAAATTGTTCTTCATCCTGGAGCGCATGTTGGAGCAGGCAGTGGGGCTGGGATCAAAAAAATTATCGAAGGGCTAAACGAAGTGCTTGATCGCAATCAAACGGTGCAAATTGCCCTTGAAACGATGGCAGGAAAAGGATCGGAATGTGGACGGTCATTTGATGAGCTTGCGAAAATTTTGGATGGAGTCACTCATAATGAACACCTTTCTGTCTGTTTTGATACATGTCATACACATGATGCAGGATATGACATCGTGAACGACTTTGATGGAGTGTTAGAGGAATTTGATAAAATCATTGGACTTGACCGCCTAAAGGTTATTCATATTAATGATAGTAAAAATGAGCGTGGTGCACGGAAAGACCGCCACGAAAACATTGGCTTTGGACATATTGGCTTTAAGGCGATCAACTATATCGTTCATCATCCGCAATTAAAGGATCTACCAAAAATATTAGAAACTCCATATGTCGGGGAGGAGAAAAACAAGAAAAAGCCTCCATATAAATTTGAAATTGATATGCTAAGAAATCAGACATTTGATCCTGATATATTAGAAAAAATTTTACAACAATAA
- a CDS encoding hypothetical protein (product_source=Hypo-rule applied; cath_funfam=3.30.420.110; pfam=PF11116; superfamily=47473), giving the protein MILFQKIVNQKLNNLQYDELLSYANQYEIPLTESQAKQIVKVIKGKNLNIFDDKERLNLLKQVAKITSPDVAQKVNQLFLEFVK; this is encoded by the coding sequence TTGATATTATTTCAAAAAATTGTGAATCAAAAATTGAACAATTTGCAATATGATGAATTACTATCCTATGCCAATCAGTATGAAATCCCTTTAACTGAATCACAAGCAAAACAAATTGTAAAGGTAATCAAAGGAAAAAACTTAAATATTTTCGATGATAAGGAGCGTTTAAACCTTTTAAAACAAGTGGCAAAAATTACTTCTCCAGATGTAGCACAAAAAGTGAATCAATTATTTTTAGAATTTGTTAAATAA
- a CDS encoding uncharacterized membrane-anchored protein YitT (DUF2179 family) (product_source=COG1284; cog=COG1284; pfam=PF02588,PF10035; transmembrane_helix_parts=Inside_1_10,TMhelix_11_33,Outside_34_47,TMhelix_48_70,Inside_71_81,TMhelix_82_104,Outside_105_113,TMhelix_114_133,Inside_134_152,TMhelix_153_175,Outside_176_290) — translation MQHKKEKLSHLLYRLCMIFFGASLAAFSIELFLMPNNIIDGGIIGISLIIDYLFAEKVFLLNFAFVVVILNLPFMYSGYKQIGKTFMLSSFFGIVSLAVMERIFHSFEAFTTEPILATVFGGFLLGAGVGLVIRHGGSLDGTEILGILLTKRLPFSVGEFVMFFNIFIFLWAAFVFGVEQAMYSVMAYYIAFKMIDTVIQGLDETKAVIIVSDKYEEVSEAILHRLGRGTTKLKGKGGFTDLEKEVIYVVVTRLEVTKLKTIVQEIDSNAFITIMNTQETKGAKFKSAIH, via the coding sequence ATGCAACATAAAAAGGAAAAATTGAGTCATTTATTGTATCGTTTGTGCATGATTTTTTTCGGTGCTTCCTTAGCAGCCTTTAGCATCGAATTGTTTTTAATGCCAAATAATATTATCGACGGAGGTATTATCGGCATCTCTTTAATTATTGATTATTTATTTGCAGAAAAAGTATTTTTATTGAATTTCGCCTTTGTCGTTGTCATCTTAAATTTACCATTTATGTATTCGGGTTATAAGCAAATCGGAAAAACGTTTATGCTTTCCTCCTTTTTTGGCATTGTTAGTTTAGCCGTGATGGAACGAATATTCCATTCTTTTGAGGCATTTACGACAGAACCGATTTTGGCAACCGTATTCGGTGGATTTTTGCTTGGTGCGGGCGTCGGTCTTGTGATTCGTCATGGCGGCTCTTTAGATGGGACGGAGATTTTAGGAATTTTATTAACAAAAAGGCTTCCGTTTTCTGTCGGCGAATTCGTTATGTTTTTTAATATCTTTATTTTTCTATGGGCTGCGTTTGTTTTCGGAGTTGAACAGGCGATGTATTCAGTGATGGCTTATTATATTGCTTTTAAAATGATCGATACGGTCATTCAAGGTCTTGATGAAACGAAAGCGGTTATCATTGTCTCTGACAAATATGAAGAAGTTTCAGAAGCGATTTTACACCGTTTAGGTAGAGGGACAACGAAGTTAAAAGGGAAAGGAGGTTTTACAGATCTTGAAAAAGAGGTCATCTATGTTGTGGTGACAAGATTAGAAGTGACAAAATTAAAAACAATTGTTCAAGAAATTGATTCAAATGCCTTTATTACAATTATGAATACGCAAGAAACGAAAGGTGCAAAGTTTAAATCCGCTATTCATTAA